A DNA window from Branchiostoma lanceolatum isolate klBraLanc5 chromosome 17, klBraLanc5.hap2, whole genome shotgun sequence contains the following coding sequences:
- the LOC136422556 gene encoding COMM domain-containing protein 2-like, with amino-acid sequence MLLVLADEHKEHLGFLNEVDVEVVSEFCRIAMEFIRSGPNPKLYQSAAQKLAVASETVQHGVEGLMFLLTEAARYMISEIDFQDSIMTLGFSEELRSLLLQLYLDNRTEIRTILSEMSMDLPHYHNLEWRLEVTVASRTLRHQVTPRLMMKLHTQDSGEKDVQVLQTDPVNLLHMTQVLEGALAEMKSTHCRRIVRNIK; translated from the exons ATGCTTCTAGTGTTAGCAGACGAACACAAGGAGCATCTAGGCTTCTTGAATGAAGTCGATGTGGAAG TTGTCAGTGAATTCTGTAGAATAGCCATGGAGTTcatcaggtccggacctaatcCTAAACTCTACCAGTCAGCAGCAC AAAAACTTGCAGTTGCATCAGAAACAGTACAGCATGGAGTGGAGGGACTGATGTTCTTACTTACAGAGGCAGCTAGGTACATG atTTCAGAGATAGACTTCCAGGACTCCATCATGACTCTGGGGTTCAGTGAGGAACTCCGTTCcctgctgctgcagctgtaCTTAGACAACAGGACGGAGATAAGGACAATCCTGTCAGAGATGAGCATGGACCTCCCTCACTACCACAACCTGGAGTGGAGGCTGGAGGTCACG GTTGCCAGCAGGACTCTAAGACATCAGGTCACTCCCAGGCTTATGATGAAACTGCACACCCAAGACTCAG GTGAGAAGGATGTCCAGGTGCTGCAGACTGACCCCGTGAACCTGCTGCACATGACGCAGGTGCTAGAGGGCGCCCTGGCGGAGATGAAGTCCACACACTGTAGACGGATCGTCAGGAACATAAAATAA
- the LOC136422555 gene encoding lys-63-specific deubiquitinase BRCC36-like: MSVSSVHLAADAYMVCLTHALSTEREEVMGLCIGEVDPSRTVHISAVIMLRRSDKRKDRVEISPEQLSAASTEAERLAVQLNRPMRVVGWYHSHPHITVWPSHVDVQTQQSYQFMDDCFVGLIFAVFNEDKATKRHQVQVTCFQSINQSPEGEPPMYERIEIPLHILPQDTMSRPCLESLVELPQIFSQEEQEAYSRTLGEGLDLTTCIHNGTVYMQSLSHLMEVLSGSLVQTLENRVQYNKNKVKRLKEEKEQLEKDIQEFHQKSQK, encoded by the exons ATGTCAGTATCGTCCGTTCACCTGGCAGCCGATGCCTACATGGTGTGTTTAACTCACGCTCTGTCCACAGAGAGGGAAGAGGTCATGGGACTTTGTATAGGAGAG GTGGATCCCAGCAGGACTGTACACATCTCAGCCGTCATCATGCTCCGACGGTCGGACAAGAGAAAGGACCGCGTGGAGATCTCCCCCGAGCAGCTGTCCGCAGCGTCCACAGAGGCAGAGCGTCTGGCGGTACAGCTGAACCGACCAATGAGAGTCGTCGGCTGGTACCATTCACATCCACATATCACTGTTTGGCCATCGCACGTTG ATGTACAGACACAACAGTCCTACCAGTTCATGGACGACTGTTTTGTTGGGCTCATCTTTGCTGTCTTCAATGAGGACAAGGCCACAAAA AGACACCAGGTACAGGTGACTTGTTTCCAGTCTATCAACCAGAGTCCAGAAGGAGAACCTCCCAT GTATGAGAGAATAGAGATCCCTCTTCACATCTTACCGCAGGACACCATGAGTCGGCCGTGTCTGGAGTCACTGGTGGAGCTGCCCCAGATCTTCTCTCAGGAGGAACAGGAGGCATACAGCAGAACATTAGG GGAAGGCCTGGACCTCACCACCTGTATTCATAATGGTACAGTCTACATGCAGTCCCTCAGCCACCTGATGGAGGTGCTTAGTGGGTCTCTAGTGCAGACACTAGAGAACAGGGTACAGTATAACAAGAACAAGGTAAAAAGATTGAAGGAAGAGAAAGAACAGCTGGAGAAAGATATACAGGAATTTCATCAGAAGAGCCAAAAATGA